In Candidatus Methylomirabilota bacterium, the following proteins share a genomic window:
- the dnaG gene encoding DNA primase, translating to MASYSPALLDEIRASADIVDLAGRFVNLRKAGANWKGLCPFHAEKTPSFMVNPKRGIFHCFGCGVGGDVFGFLMKMDRLTFPEAVRALAKTAGVTLPEDRTARQDSGREELYRVMELAAQCFADALHRAGGDRARRYLEQRGIDLEVARRFRLGYAPEGWDNLLGFMRGEGVPAEALETAGLAVRREAGGGHYDRFRGRLIFAIRDAQGRVVAFGGRAFGDETPKYLNSPETPIYTKGNLLYAADLARASIRERNRALLVEGYVDCLMAHQHGFTETVAALGTAFTPAQLGILRRLCEEVVTFFDADAAGQKAAERAAELLEPTSSGLAWGVTRTGALETGSPFRLKAALLPTGYDPDSFLRAHGAAAFRECVESARSLLGYALERAIADPDGASGPRARANAFARVALMLAKVADTEEAVLLSREAGIKLGVDPAQLWIEAQKLQTALRRPATPPPAAATTVEPIARERDLIALLLGSLGARAVLLPRIEDEDLRHAGLRAIVAALKSRPDATPEALLADLSDESAANLLSALLVVERDGVDDSQALIDQFAAHLEREHRLRRQRQITRSISEGQTAAGGADTPREEFVALHQESKVVYELAGGVAQSLELGTAGPQGAQTHE from the coding sequence ATGGCCAGCTACTCTCCCGCCCTCCTCGACGAGATCCGCGCCAGCGCCGACATCGTGGACCTCGCCGGGCGGTTCGTGAACCTGCGCAAGGCGGGCGCCAACTGGAAGGGGCTGTGCCCGTTCCACGCCGAGAAGACGCCCTCGTTCATGGTCAACCCCAAGCGGGGGATCTTTCACTGCTTCGGCTGTGGCGTGGGCGGGGACGTCTTCGGGTTCCTCATGAAAATGGACCGCCTGACCTTCCCCGAGGCCGTCCGCGCGCTCGCCAAGACGGCCGGGGTGACGTTGCCCGAGGATCGCACCGCCCGGCAAGACTCGGGACGGGAGGAGCTCTACCGGGTCATGGAGCTGGCCGCCCAGTGCTTCGCCGACGCGCTCCACCGAGCGGGCGGCGATCGAGCCCGCCGGTACCTCGAGCAGCGCGGCATCGATCTCGAGGTGGCCCGACGCTTCCGGCTGGGGTACGCCCCCGAGGGCTGGGACAACCTGCTCGGGTTCATGCGCGGCGAAGGCGTCCCGGCCGAGGCGCTGGAGACTGCCGGCCTGGCCGTACGGCGCGAGGCCGGCGGCGGCCACTACGACCGTTTCCGGGGGCGCCTGATCTTCGCCATCCGCGACGCGCAGGGACGCGTGGTGGCATTCGGCGGACGCGCCTTCGGTGACGAGACCCCGAAGTATCTCAACTCCCCCGAGACGCCGATCTACACCAAGGGCAATCTCCTCTACGCCGCCGATCTGGCCCGCGCCTCCATCCGCGAGCGCAATCGCGCCTTGCTGGTGGAGGGCTACGTCGACTGCCTGATGGCCCATCAGCACGGCTTCACCGAGACCGTGGCCGCGCTGGGCACCGCGTTCACGCCGGCCCAGCTCGGGATCCTGCGGCGCCTGTGCGAAGAGGTCGTGACCTTCTTCGACGCCGACGCCGCTGGCCAGAAAGCGGCCGAGCGCGCGGCCGAGCTGCTCGAGCCGACGAGCTCGGGGCTGGCCTGGGGGGTGACCCGTACCGGCGCCCTGGAGACCGGCAGCCCGTTCCGCCTCAAGGCCGCGCTGCTGCCGACCGGCTACGACCCGGACAGCTTCCTGCGCGCGCACGGCGCCGCGGCGTTCCGCGAGTGCGTGGAGTCGGCCCGGAGCCTGCTCGGTTACGCGCTGGAGCGGGCCATCGCTGATCCGGACGGCGCCAGTGGTCCGCGCGCGCGAGCCAACGCCTTCGCCCGGGTCGCGCTCATGCTGGCCAAGGTCGCCGACACGGAGGAGGCCGTCCTCTTGTCGCGGGAGGCCGGAATCAAGCTCGGGGTCGACCCGGCCCAGCTCTGGATCGAGGCGCAGAAGCTCCAGACGGCGCTCCGGCGGCCGGCGACGCCGCCGCCAGCCGCCGCCACGACCGTCGAGCCCATCGCCCGGGAGCGCGACCTGATCGCGCTGCTGCTCGGCTCGCTCGGCGCCCGAGCCGTCCTGCTGCCCCGCATCGAAGACGAGGACCTGCGACACGCCGGCCTGCGGGCGATCGTGGCCGCCCTCAAGAGCCGCCCCGACGCCACCCCCGAGGCCCTGCTTGCGGACCTGTCCGACGAGAGCGCCGCCAATCTGTTATCGGCCCTGCTCGTCGTGGAGCGTGATGGCGTAGACGACAGCCAGGCCCTGATCGACCAGTTCGCGGCGCACCTGGAGCGGGAGCATCGCCTGCGACGCCAGCGGCAGATCACCCGCAGCATCAGCGAAGGCCAGACGGCCGCCGGGGGCGCCGACACGCCGCGCGAGGAGTTCGTCGCCCTGCACCAGGAGAGCAAAGTCGTGTACGAGCTAGCGGGGGGGGTCGCCCAGTCGCTCGAACTCGGGACCGCCGGTCCCCAAGGAGCGCAGACGCATGAGTGA